A segment of the Helicobacter sp. 'house sparrow 1' genome:
CGCGGTTATTTTGAAATAGATGGAAATAAGAAAATACAAAAAGAGGGTAAAAACTTTTGTATTATGATGCCTCCTCCCAATGTTACAGGGGTTTTGCATATCGGACACGCACTTACTTTTAGTTTGCAAGATATTATTGTGCGATACAAAAGAATGCACGGATATAAAACACTTTACCAACCAGGATTAGATCACGCTGGAATTGCTACACAAAATGTCGTAGAAAAGCAACTCTTGGCAAAAAATATCAAGAAAGAAGAACTAGGTAGAGAAGCTTTTATCCAAAAAGTATGGGAGTGGAAAGAAGAGAGTGGGGGTAAAATTTTAGAGCAAATGCATTCCCTAGGCATCACTCCTGCTTGGTCTCGCACACGATTTACAATGGATAAAGGGCTAGAGAATGCAGTAAGAGAAGCTTTTGTGACTTGGTATGAAAAAGGTCTCATTATTCAAGATGATTATATGGTCAATTGGTGTACTCACGATGGTGCATTATCAGATATTGAAGTAGAACACGAAGAGAGCAAATCAAAGCTTTATTACTTAAAATATTTTTTACAAGATACTTCAGAATTTATCGTTGTGGCTACTACAAGGCCAGAAACCTATTTTGGCGATACTGCTGTGATGGTGCATCCAGATGATAAAAGATATCAACATTTAATTGGAAAAAAGATCAGACTACCATTACTAGATAGAAGTATTCCAATTATTGCAGATGAGCATGTAGATATGGAGTTTGGAACAGGTTGTGTTAAGGTTACCCCTGCACACGATGTAAATGACTATGAAGTAGGTAAAAGACATCAATTAGAAAATATCGTAGTTTTTGATTCTAAGGGAATCTTAAATGAACAAGCTGGAGAATTTAAGGGATTAGAGCGATTAGAAGCTAGAGAGATTATTATCTCTAAACTCCAAAAAGAAGGATTTGTAGAAAAGATTGAAGATTATGTCAATCAAGTGGGGAAATGTTATCGCTGTGGGAATGTTGTAGAGCCTTATATTTCAAAGCAATGGTTTGTAAAAGCAGAAGTTGCAAAACAATCCATCCAAAAAGTTAGTGATTCTTTAATGCATTTTTATCCAAAGGAATGGAAAAACAATTACAACGCTTGGATGAGGGATTTAAAAGACTGGTGTATCAGTAGGCAATTGTGGTGGGGACATAGGATACCTGTATGGTATTGCAATGATTGTGGCTTTAAATTTGCAAGTAAAAATGAAGTTGAGCAACAATGCCAAAAATGCCAAAGCCAAAATATTTATCAAGATAAAGATGTGCTTGATACTTGGTTTAGTTCAGGATTGTGGGCTTTTAGTACTTTGGGTTGGGCCAATGGAGGTTGGGAAGAGGGTAATAAATACCAAGCCAATGATTTGAAGGAGTTTTATCCAAATACTCTACTTATTACAGGATTTGATATTTTATTTTTCTGGGTAGCAAGAATGGTCTTTAGTGGAGAATCTCTAATTGGGGAGTTGCCTTTTAAGGATGTTTATCTCCACGCTTTGGTTCGTGATGAGCATGGTCAAAAAATGAGCAAGAGCAAAGGAAATGTAATTGATCCTTTGGATATGATTGAAAAATATGGTGCAGATAATTTGCGCTTTAGCTTGGCATTACTCTGCGCACAAGGCAGGGATATTAAACTATCACTCAATAAACTTGATAACACTCAAGCTTTCTTAATCAAACTAGAGAATGCAGTGAAATTTTTGGAGCTTTATGCAAAGCAACAAGATGAGAATTTTGTATCTTTTGCTGATAAAGCTTCCTTGAGTGATTATAAAAGCAACTTGGGAAGATATATAAAATCTCGCTTCAATGCCACTTGTATAAAAGTTCAAGAAGAACTAGAAACTTATCGCTTTAATGATGCAGCGCTTAGTATTTATTCTTTTTTATGGTTTGAGTTTTGTGATTGGGGAATTGAGTTGGCTAAAGTTGAAAAAAAGGCAGTTTTTGAACTAGGTAGTATTTTTAAAGAAGCAATGAAAATGCTGCATCCTTTTATGCCATTTGTCACAG
Coding sequences within it:
- a CDS encoding valine--tRNA ligase, with the protein product MQLQEAQEIYEICLKRGYFEIDGNKKIQKEGKNFCIMMPPPNVTGVLHIGHALTFSLQDIIVRYKRMHGYKTLYQPGLDHAGIATQNVVEKQLLAKNIKKEELGREAFIQKVWEWKEESGGKILEQMHSLGITPAWSRTRFTMDKGLENAVREAFVTWYEKGLIIQDDYMVNWCTHDGALSDIEVEHEESKSKLYYLKYFLQDTSEFIVVATTRPETYFGDTAVMVHPDDKRYQHLIGKKIRLPLLDRSIPIIADEHVDMEFGTGCVKVTPAHDVNDYEVGKRHQLENIVVFDSKGILNEQAGEFKGLERLEAREIIISKLQKEGFVEKIEDYVNQVGKCYRCGNVVEPYISKQWFVKAEVAKQSIQKVSDSLMHFYPKEWKNNYNAWMRDLKDWCISRQLWWGHRIPVWYCNDCGFKFASKNEVEQQCQKCQSQNIYQDKDVLDTWFSSGLWAFSTLGWANGGWEEGNKYQANDLKEFYPNTLLITGFDILFFWVARMVFSGESLIGELPFKDVYLHALVRDEHGQKMSKSKGNVIDPLDMIEKYGADNLRFSLALLCAQGRDIKLSLNKLDNTQAFLIKLENAVKFLELYAKQQDENFVSFADKASLSDYKSNLGRYIKSRFNATCIKVQEELETYRFNDAALSIYSFLWFEFCDWGIELAKVEKKAVFELGSIFKEAMKMLHPFMPFVTESLWHRLNGSNLQDLDSIMISPYPDDRQRDLDIEKEFEIIKDCIVSMRRVKTLLDLGDRSIETAMIKVNEPVEFALLQQFVSKCAKVKEVAIVDSKPQNTIVDLGNFCESYLSLESVDLGAIIKRLRSQEEKINKEISKLQGMLQNKNFIANAPKDLIATNQESLKNAQEKLEKIQGELRVFTNQD